From the Helicobacter mustelae genome, the window ATTAGCGCTTACAAAGAGATTTTGCGAACGCAGGTCTAAGCGACTTTAGTCGATGAATGAACAAAGCGGAAGAATTGTCAAAGTTTTTTCGGTATTTGTTGTTTTTATTATCATCGCCTTGCTCCTTTGCCTCTTCACCCTGGGCAAGATCCTAGGACCCAATCACATTCCTTTTTGGCAAAGCAAAAGAATCCAAGTGGCCACGCGAGGATCGATTTATAGTGATGATAATTTCGATCTTGCCTCCAGCCAAGTCCTCTACAAAGTAAGCATCAACACCCTCTCCATCGATCCAGATAAACGTGAGCTTTTTATCAATCTTTTTAGCATTTACAGTGGTATGAGCAGGGAAGAATTACAAGCCAAGCTCAAGCAAAAGGGCTACATTGTCTTCTCCTATAATATCCCTGCAAATGTCGCCGCCAATCTTAGGCAGCTTAGGAGCAAGCTGCTAGCCTATGATGTATTTCGAGAATATCAAGATAGCAGCGGCAGAATCGTGCAAAAGATGGGTATTGATGTGGAGGTCAGCGGCATCAATCGTAATTACGCCTATAATGATGCATTGGAACCAGTTTTGGGCTATGTGAAAAAAAGAGAAGCCAGAAGTGTGACCATCCCTGAGGGAGTCAAGGGTCTGGAGAAGTATTACAACAAAGAACTCTCTCCCAAGCAAAATGGGATCGAGAGGGGAGATCGTGATATCCGCGGCAACATCATCCGAAACAAAACCACAATCCTAAGAGAAAGAATCAATGGTTCAGACATTGCCTTGCATGTCAATCTAGGCTTGCAGCGCAAAGTCGAAAAAATGCTCGATGAATTTTATCAGCAATATCAGGTTGATGAAATCGTAGCTGGGGTGATGGACCCAAAAAGCGGAGCGATCTTTGCACTGGCAACCACCAATCGCTTTGACCCCAAGAATATCACTTCAAATCATGCCCTCAATGCCTCTGTGACAGAGCGCCCATTTGAGCCTGGGAGCACGATTAAGCCCATTGTTTTTTCGATTTTGTTAGACAAAAATCTCATCAATCCTCTAGAACTCATCGATTTAAACAAAGGGTTTTTGCAGCTAGGGCGCTACACCATCAAGGATGACATCTATCCCAAAAAAAATTCCATCGTCCAAGACATCCTCATTCGCTCCAGCAATGTGGGCATGATTAAGATCTCGCGCAAACTTAGTGGAAAGGAATTCTATGAGGGACTTAAAAGCTTTGGTATCTCAGAGGCAAGTGGCATCGATCTGCCCTATGAGCGCGATGGTGTGATCCCAAGCATCAGAAAACTAAGCGGGGAGGCTTATAAGGCAAGCGCATCCTATGGCTATGGTCTCACCACAACCTTCATCCAGCTATTACGGGCCTATGGGGTTTTTTGCAATAATGGAATCCTAGTCACCCCACATTTGATTAAAAACATCACAGATCCTGATGGAAAAATCACCACCCCCACATTCCCCACCAGACAGGCTATTGCCGCACCCACCGCGCGCAAGATCCAGGAAATTTTAATCAAAACCGTGCAAGAAGGTACAGGAAAACGTGCTAAAATCGATAACCTCATCGTGGGTGGGAAAACCGGCACAGCAAGGATTGCCAAAAGTGGGGGCGGATATAGCGACAACATCTATAATGGCTCTTTTTTTGGTTTTGTTAAAGGAGGCAATCAAACCTATGTGATTGGGGTAGTGGTATTTGGGACGCAGCACAAAGAAGATTATTATGGAAGCCAGACTGCCGCCCCTATTTTCAAAGAAATTGCACGTATCATGCAGAAACAAAATTTTTTTAAGGAACAGAAATGAAAAAACTTTTAATTTTAGGATTGTTGAGTGGATTTTTTTGGGCAGATCAGGTCGAGGAAAACATCATAAAAGCCTTTGAAGGGGAAAAAATGCCAGTGAAAAAAATCATTGCCATAGAAACCCTCAATAGTGGGCTTTCCATCGCACTGGTAGAAGAGGAGAATGGCATGCAAATGCCTGTTTTTATCACCAGTGATGGTAAAAATATCATAGGCATTGGTGATCCTCTCATTATGGGAGATCATAATTTCCAGGAAAAACTTCGCCTGATGTACAAAACAGCAATGCATCACAATCAAAAAAGCACTGATGTTAAGATTCTAAAAAGCGTCCCAGAAGATGCATGGATCCATCTCAATGGGCAGGGAAAAAGCGGCAGCATTTATATGGTCGTGGACGCCAATTGCTCTTTTTGCAAACAAGAAATCGCAAAACTAGAAGAAACCATGAAAAACTATAAAGATGTTTCCTTGCTCTTTGTGGGACTGCTTAATGAAAATTCTCTGCACAAAGCCACCAAGGTTTATAAGCTGATCAAAAACACAAAAT encodes:
- a CDS encoding peptidoglycan D,D-transpeptidase FtsI family protein, whose product is MNEQSGRIVKVFSVFVVFIIIALLLCLFTLGKILGPNHIPFWQSKRIQVATRGSIYSDDNFDLASSQVLYKVSINTLSIDPDKRELFINLFSIYSGMSREELQAKLKQKGYIVFSYNIPANVAANLRQLRSKLLAYDVFREYQDSSGRIVQKMGIDVEVSGINRNYAYNDALEPVLGYVKKREARSVTIPEGVKGLEKYYNKELSPKQNGIERGDRDIRGNIIRNKTTILRERINGSDIALHVNLGLQRKVEKMLDEFYQQYQVDEIVAGVMDPKSGAIFALATTNRFDPKNITSNHALNASVTERPFEPGSTIKPIVFSILLDKNLINPLELIDLNKGFLQLGRYTIKDDIYPKKNSIVQDILIRSSNVGMIKISRKLSGKEFYEGLKSFGISEASGIDLPYERDGVIPSIRKLSGEAYKASASYGYGLTTTFIQLLRAYGVFCNNGILVTPHLIKNITDPDGKITTPTFPTRQAIAAPTARKIQEILIKTVQEGTGKRAKIDNLIVGGKTGTARIAKSGGGYSDNIYNGSFFGFVKGGNQTYVIGVVVFGTQHKEDYYGSQTAAPIFKEIARIMQKQNFFKEQK
- a CDS encoding thioredoxin domain-containing protein, encoding MKKLLILGLLSGFFWADQVEENIIKAFEGEKMPVKKIIAIETLNSGLSIALVEEENGMQMPVFITSDGKNIIGIGDPLIMGDHNFQEKLRLMYKTAMHHNQKSTDVKILKSVPEDAWIHLNGQGKSGSIYMVVDANCSFCKQEIAKLEETMKNYKDVSLLFVGLLNENSLHKATKVYKLIKNTKSQQQIMAIIHQSFDKNFKADKNVDNSFAQKNSKAIISAGVRGVPYIITD